Proteins encoded together in one Nostoc sp. PCC 7524 window:
- a CDS encoding Glu/Leu/Phe/Val family dehydrogenase, with protein sequence MMSLISKPSPNLKQSIALPITGDSVNIFQFADDLGPSKIIHIYEPITQLKAIVVVDNVACGPAIGGVRMAADVTTEEVFRLARAMTLKNAAAELPHGGGKSAILADPKLPLPTKENLIRTFARAIKDIHDYIPGPDMGTNEQCMAWIKAEIGRAVGLPRAMGGIPLDEIGATGFGVSVCAEVASKFCNLDLHGARIVIQGFGSVGKHAARFLTAEGATLIAAADSQGTIFNPRGINVHELIAIKESGKSVIEYAHGDKLHRDAVIDIECDIWIPAARPDVIHTDNVNRLNTRLIICGANIPLTEEAERICHERHILVVPDFIANAGGVICAAVEYGGGKPADALPAVATKILHNTTLVLETSAKTGMLPRQVAVELAHQRANIARKL encoded by the coding sequence ATGATGTCTCTAATCTCCAAACCTTCCCCCAATCTAAAACAATCAATAGCTCTACCCATTACAGGTGATTCAGTAAATATTTTTCAATTTGCCGATGACCTTGGCCCCTCCAAAATTATCCATATTTATGAACCAATTACTCAGTTAAAAGCCATTGTCGTTGTTGATAACGTTGCTTGTGGCCCGGCTATTGGCGGAGTTCGCATGGCAGCCGATGTCACCACAGAAGAAGTCTTTCGCCTCGCACGAGCCATGACTTTGAAGAATGCGGCGGCTGAGTTGCCCCACGGTGGCGGTAAATCTGCAATCTTAGCTGATCCAAAATTACCTTTACCAACTAAGGAAAACTTGATCCGTACCTTTGCCCGTGCCATTAAAGATATTCATGATTACATTCCTGGCCCTGATATGGGAACTAATGAACAGTGCATGGCTTGGATAAAAGCAGAAATTGGGCGCGCGGTGGGACTCCCCAGAGCAATGGGCGGTATTCCCCTCGATGAAATTGGTGCTACTGGCTTTGGTGTCAGTGTTTGTGCAGAAGTCGCTAGTAAGTTCTGTAACCTTGATTTGCATGGGGCGCGGATTGTTATTCAAGGTTTTGGTTCTGTGGGTAAACACGCAGCCCGGTTCTTAACTGCTGAGGGCGCAACACTAATTGCCGCCGCAGATTCCCAAGGTACAATATTTAACCCTCGTGGTATCAATGTTCACGAACTAATTGCTATTAAAGAATCAGGTAAGAGTGTCATCGAATATGCCCACGGGGATAAACTCCATCGAGATGCCGTCATTGATATCGAATGTGACATCTGGATACCAGCTGCCAGACCTGATGTCATTCATACTGATAATGTCAACCGCTTAAATACTCGGTTAATTATCTGCGGCGCAAATATTCCTCTGACAGAAGAGGCAGAAAGGATATGTCATGAACGCCATATTTTGGTAGTGCCTGATTTTATTGCTAATGCAGGCGGTGTGATTTGTGCGGCTGTAGAGTATGGCGGTGGTAAGCCAGCAGATGCTTTACCGGCTGTTGCCACTAAAATTCTGCACAACACTACGCTAGTGTTAGAAACATCTGCCAAAACAGGAATGCTACCAAGGCAGGTAGCTGTAGAACTCGCTCATCAACGCGCTAATATTGCTAGAAAACTTTGA
- a CDS encoding SDR family NAD(P)-dependent oxidoreductase yields the protein MKYLEGKVALVTGATRGIGKGIAIGLGEAGATVYITGRRLDSNSASSENVGGSLSETQSAVTQAGGLCIPVQVDHSDDEQVRILFERIQDEQHGQLDLLVNNAYGGVQALTAAQGKPFWESEPRLWDACNNVGLRSHYVASIFAARMMSQQQRGLICNISSWGGLSYIFGVAYGAGKAACDRLTADMAVELKPDNITVISLWPGIVGTEHISRLASEMEEQNPTDQQNFVISERYNWETPLLTGRAIAKLASEPNVIRRTGRVQIVAELAKQYRLVDQDGNLPASLRSLRFLLPLAVPALRKYSWLIPDLKVPWSLILLSTLQSPKI from the coding sequence ATGAAATACCTTGAGGGAAAAGTGGCATTAGTCACAGGTGCAACACGGGGTATCGGTAAGGGAATTGCAATTGGACTTGGTGAAGCGGGGGCGACGGTATACATTACAGGGCGCAGGTTAGACAGTAACTCCGCTAGCAGTGAAAATGTTGGAGGTAGTCTGAGTGAGACGCAATCAGCTGTGACTCAAGCTGGGGGCTTATGTATTCCCGTCCAAGTAGATCATAGCGACGATGAGCAGGTACGTATACTGTTTGAACGTATCCAAGATGAGCAGCACGGACAACTCGATTTATTAGTTAATAATGCTTATGGTGGAGTCCAGGCATTAACAGCTGCTCAGGGTAAGCCATTCTGGGAAAGTGAACCACGACTTTGGGATGCTTGTAATAATGTTGGTCTACGTAGCCATTATGTAGCCAGTATTTTTGCGGCGAGGATGATGAGCCAACAACAACGGGGACTGATTTGTAATATTTCCTCCTGGGGTGGCTTGTCTTATATATTTGGTGTAGCCTATGGTGCAGGTAAAGCAGCGTGCGATCGCTTAACGGCTGATATGGCCGTAGAGCTAAAACCTGATAACATTACTGTTATTTCCCTTTGGCCAGGTATTGTTGGTACAGAACACATTTCTCGACTAGCCTCTGAAATGGAGGAGCAAAATCCTACTGACCAACAAAATTTTGTCATCAGTGAGCGATATAACTGGGAAACTCCCCTGTTAACAGGACGGGCGATCGCCAAATTAGCTTCAGAACCCAATGTCATCCGCCGCACAGGACGCGTGCAGATTGTAGCTGAATTGGCTAAACAATACAGACTTGTAGATCAAGATGGCAATTTGCCAGCATCATTGCGTTCTCTGCGGTTTCTGCTCCCCTTAGCTGTACCTGCCTTGAGAAAATATTCTTGGCTGATTCCTGATCTAAAAGTACCTTGGTCATTAATACTATTGAGTACCTTACAATCACCCAAGATTTAA
- a CDS encoding DUF3153 domain-containing protein, giving the protein MNYSIFGKGLMALIRPFKLVLAQLNSRRILPFVLLISLLLSGCVQYDVGVNFNNSNSGELVQHIKLGERLTSFSGDYVYEWLNSIEKRARKLEGTARRISKEEVVVTIPFSNGRELQTKFNDFFSSHYQQNNESEPQESNSELPKIESNFLLFQNNFLLVVRNKLIYDLDLRSLSLIASKGNVLADAGSILNLEFGLKTPWGAKNIQKTETAVEPEKRGKQLVWQLQPGELNHIEVVFWLPSPLGIGGLLIILFVWGGIYLRYTFMPDPRLQFATKPE; this is encoded by the coding sequence ATGAACTATTCTATTTTTGGCAAAGGGTTAATGGCGTTAATTAGACCATTTAAATTAGTATTAGCACAATTAAATAGTCGCAGGATTCTGCCATTTGTATTGTTGATATCGCTACTATTATCTGGGTGTGTTCAATACGATGTAGGCGTTAATTTTAATAACTCTAATAGTGGTGAACTGGTACAGCATATTAAGTTAGGAGAAAGACTTACCAGTTTTAGCGGTGATTATGTATATGAATGGTTAAACAGTATAGAAAAACGCGCTCGTAAACTAGAAGGTACGGCTAGACGGATTTCTAAGGAGGAAGTCGTTGTGACAATTCCTTTTAGTAATGGTCGAGAATTACAAACCAAGTTTAATGATTTCTTTAGTTCTCATTACCAGCAAAATAATGAGTCTGAGCCACAAGAATCCAACTCTGAATTACCCAAAATTGAGTCTAATTTCCTCTTATTCCAAAATAACTTTTTGTTAGTAGTACGGAATAAATTAATTTACGATTTAGACTTGCGATCGCTCTCTTTAATTGCCAGTAAAGGTAACGTCTTAGCTGATGCTGGTTCTATTCTCAATTTAGAATTTGGCTTAAAAACTCCTTGGGGAGCTAAGAACATTCAAAAAACAGAAACGGCTGTAGAACCAGAGAAAAGAGGTAAGCAATTAGTATGGCAACTCCAACCCGGTGAACTGAACCACATCGAAGTAGTGTTTTGGCTTCCTAGCCCTTTAGGTATTGGTGGTTTATTAATTATCTTGTTTGTCTGGGGTGGAATATATCTCAGATATACTTTCATGCCAGATCCCAGATTACAGTTTGCTACCAAACCTGAATAA
- a CDS encoding tetratricopeptide repeat protein — MSTESLELARTRYQAGKIAFENGKYRESVENLEKARALLERNSRLGGEVDIWLVTAYEASGRTEDAIALCQQLRRHPHSETREQARRLVYILQAPKLKRPSNWMTEIPDLAALSDNEAKIRIAAKPRKSPTRKPAEVEFVDLTKVNTKDNRFIWVALIAIGLTISYLVWQGF, encoded by the coding sequence GTGAGTACAGAAAGTTTAGAACTAGCTAGAACCCGATACCAAGCGGGTAAAATCGCCTTTGAAAATGGGAAATATCGGGAATCTGTCGAAAATCTAGAGAAAGCAAGGGCTTTATTGGAACGTAACTCCCGCTTGGGGGGTGAAGTAGATATTTGGTTAGTAACAGCCTATGAAGCCTCTGGACGCACAGAAGATGCGATCGCGCTTTGTCAACAACTGCGTCGTCATCCCCACTCAGAAACCCGTGAGCAAGCACGCAGGTTAGTTTATATCCTACAAGCACCCAAGCTGAAACGACCAAGTAATTGGATGACAGAGATTCCTGATTTGGCTGCACTATCTGATAATGAAGCCAAAATCCGGATAGCCGCCAAGCCACGCAAATCCCCTACACGCAAACCTGCTGAAGTCGAATTTGTGGATTTGACTAAGGTGAATACTAAAGATAATCGCTTTATCTGGGTAGCTTTGATTGCAATTGGGTTGACTATTTCTTACTTGGTTTGGCAAGGGTTTTAG
- a CDS encoding TrbI/VirB10 family protein, which yields MTPYSVTPEISPKQLPNFTPDNDQLAVDTADWESTMARLVGLQEKSPTVDVKSIDDVAIAQPSAPTEQPLATNPFAKLALVGTATLTIMVVAGAFLSQLMSANNQQPQPNNIVASPTPSPTSNLSPQASLQQEVETLKTKLALAEQAQAVKVAQQNLRNASTPAVRPTFTPAQNNNSDQNRVQTAQAITPAPRTVIVERVPANPYPQPPVPIAAAVTPQLPPPPVQPNPTPSQPDPFEEWSRLAKLGSYGQVDMASEPMRTATPPAPVNNTPPQPINPRANQAQRTPAVISRVPSQSPTTLKVGTSAKAVLATAVFGETTRSRGNSGNDNDDPNLFVVQLREPLKSADGAIALPPKTELLTQVSSISERGLIQLKLVKAILPDNGNFSERDIPDNALIIRASGGRPLVAQQYPNRSSSIASMDAGLFILGGIAKAAELYNRIDSQVTVNGGSTVVTNNSSRRDIPAGLVEGGLNSIVPLISQRNQQAIAQMMQQSNVWLLPAGTEVEIYVNQSIQL from the coding sequence ATGACTCCATACTCCGTCACTCCCGAAATTTCACCTAAACAACTACCTAATTTCACTCCTGATAATGACCAGTTAGCCGTCGATACTGCTGATTGGGAATCTACGATGGCAAGATTAGTTGGGTTGCAAGAAAAATCTCCTACTGTTGATGTTAAATCAATAGATGATGTTGCGATCGCCCAGCCATCTGCACCAACTGAGCAACCCCTAGCTACTAACCCCTTTGCCAAATTAGCCTTAGTCGGGACTGCCACTTTAACTATTATGGTGGTGGCTGGTGCATTTTTATCACAGCTGATGAGCGCCAACAATCAACAGCCACAACCCAATAATATAGTTGCATCACCCACTCCCTCACCCACTTCTAATCTCTCTCCACAAGCCAGCCTCCAGCAAGAAGTAGAAACTCTCAAAACGAAATTAGCTCTGGCTGAACAAGCCCAGGCTGTAAAAGTTGCCCAACAAAATCTCAGGAATGCCTCTACACCTGCTGTTCGTCCTACATTTACCCCTGCACAGAATAATAATAGTGATCAAAACAGGGTACAAACCGCCCAAGCAATCACACCTGCGCCACGGACTGTAATAGTCGAGCGAGTTCCAGCCAACCCCTACCCCCAACCACCCGTTCCTATAGCAGCTGCTGTCACACCGCAGTTACCACCCCCCCCAGTGCAGCCCAATCCTACACCCTCTCAACCTGACCCTTTCGAGGAATGGTCAAGATTAGCCAAGTTGGGTAGCTACGGACAGGTAGATATGGCATCTGAACCGATGAGGACTGCAACACCTCCAGCCCCGGTAAATAATACACCACCACAACCAATAAATCCTAGAGCAAACCAGGCGCAACGGACACCTGCTGTGATTAGTCGAGTCCCATCTCAAAGTCCGACAACCCTCAAGGTAGGAACAAGTGCCAAAGCAGTGCTAGCTACGGCTGTGTTTGGGGAAACTACCAGAAGCAGAGGAAATAGCGGTAATGACAACGATGATCCCAACTTGTTTGTTGTGCAGTTGCGAGAACCCCTCAAAAGTGCCGATGGTGCGATCGCTTTACCACCTAAAACTGAGTTATTAACGCAAGTCAGTTCCATTTCGGAACGGGGATTAATCCAACTCAAGTTAGTCAAAGCCATCTTGCCAGATAACGGCAACTTCTCAGAACGAGATATACCTGACAATGCCCTGATTATCCGTGCTTCTGGAGGTAGACCCCTAGTAGCACAGCAATATCCCAATCGCAGCTCGTCAATAGCTTCGATGGATGCAGGACTATTTATTTTAGGTGGGATTGCCAAAGCCGCAGAGTTATATAACCGCATCGATTCACAAGTTACCGTCAATGGCGGTAGCACCGTAGTTACCAATAACAGTTCTCGCCGTGATATACCTGCTGGGTTAGTGGAAGGGGGTTTGAACTCCATAGTGCCTCTGATTTCCCAGCGCAATCAACAGGCGATCGCGCAAATGATGCAACAAAGCAATGTGTGGCTTTTACCAGCCGGCACCGAAGTAGAAATATATGTCAATCAATCCATACAGTTGTAA